In Comamonas koreensis, the genomic stretch CGCCCTGGCCCAGATCGAAAAGCAGTTCGGCAAGGGCACCATCATGAAGCTGGGCGAAGGCGAAGCGGTGTCGGACATCCAGGTGGTGTCGACCGGCTCGCTGGGTCTGGACATTGCGCTGGGCGTTGGCGGCCTGCCACGCGGCCGGGTCATCGAGATCTACGGCCCTGAATCCTCGGGCAAGACCACCTTGACCCTGCAGGTGATTGCCGAGATGCAAAAGCTGGGCGGCACCTGCGCCTTCATCGATGCCGAGCATGCGCTGGACACCAGCTATGCCCAAAAGCTGGGCGTGAACCTGGGCGATATCCTGATCAGCCAGCCCGACACCGGTGAGCAGGCGCTGGAGATTGTGGACAGCCTGGTGCGCTCCGGCGCGGTGGACCTGATCGTTGTCGACTCGGTCGCGGCCCTGACCCCCAAGGCGGAAATCGAAGGCGAAATGGGTGACCAGCTGCCCGGTCTGCAGGCCCGCCTGATGAGCCAGGCACTGCGCAAGCTCACCGCCACGATCAAGAAGACCAACTGCATGGTCATCTTCATCAACCAGATCCGCATGAAGATCGGCGTGATGTTCGGCAGCCCCGAGACCACCACCGGCGGTAATGCACTGAAGTTCTACGCCTCGGTGCGCCTCGATATCCGCCGCACCGGCACCATCAAGCGTGGTGACGAGGCCATCGGCAACGAAACCAAGGTCAAGGTGGTCAAGAACAAGGTATCGCCCCCGTTCAAGACGGCCGAGTTCGACATTCTGTTTGGCGAAGGCATCTCGCGCGAAGGCGAAATTCTGGACATGGGCGTCAATGCCCGCATTATCGAGAAAAGCGGTGCCTGGTACGCCTACAACGGCGAGAAGATCGGCCAGGGCCGTGACAACTCGCGCGAGTTCTTGCGTGAGAACTCCGACCTCGCCATCGAGATCGAGAACAAGGTGCGCGAGAGCCTGAACATCAGCCTGCGCCCCGCCGAAGACGGCGTGGTGGACGGCCCGGTAGCGACCGGCACCGAAGGCTGATAGCCGCCTAGCCACAGCGCTGAGAATAGCTGCTTGTGCACAGAACCTGTGCGCAAGCAGCTATTTGTTTTATAGCAATTTGAACCGATGTCTTTCAGCAAACTCTCCCTCAAGGGCCGGGCGCTGCGCTATCTGGCGCAGCGCGAGCATTCGCGTGCCGAGCTGCTGGCCAAGCTCGGCCCCCATGTGCAAGAGGGCGAGGACCTGGCAGCCATCCTCGACGAGCTCGAAGCCAAGGGCTTCATCAGCGCCCAGCGCGTGGTCGACAGCGTGATCCACACCAAGGCCGCCCGCTATGGCGCCAGCCGCGTGCTGCAGGAGCTGCGCCACAAAGGCGTGGATGCCCTGCTGATCGCCGATGCCCGCGAGCGCCTGCGCAGCACCGAGCTGCAGCGCGCCCGCGAGGTCTGGCAACGCCGTTTTGGCGCGCCGCCCGAGAGCCCGCAGGAGCGGGCCAAGCAGATGCGCTTTCTGGCCAGCCGGGGGTTTGGTGGGGATGTGGTGCGCCAGGTGCTGCGCGGCGGAGATGACGATTAGCGGCTGAAGAGTGCCCCGCCGGGCTGCGCAGATGTGCGGCCCGCAAAGCCCCAGCCACGCGGCCCGTGCCCCGGCTGGGCGACAATGGCGGCCATGAGCACCGCCGAACAGCCCAACAACCCCCTCCATGGCCTGACCCTGGAGCACATCCTGAACGAGCTGGTCGCGTACTTTGGCTGGGAAGAGCTGGGTGAGCGCATCCCGGTGCGTTGTTTTTGCCTGGACCCGAGCATCAACTCCAGCCTGCGCTTTTTGCGCAAGACGCCCTGGGCGCGCGAGAAAGTCGAGGGTCTGTACCTGTTCATGCTGCGCGAGAAAAGGCGCAGCGGCGCCTGAGGCCTCGTCGCCCGCA encodes the following:
- the recX gene encoding recombination regulator RecX, which codes for MSFSKLSLKGRALRYLAQREHSRAELLAKLGPHVQEGEDLAAILDELEAKGFISAQRVVDSVIHTKAARYGASRVLQELRHKGVDALLIADARERLRSTELQRAREVWQRRFGAPPESPQERAKQMRFLASRGFGGDVVRQVLRGGDDD
- the recA gene encoding recombinase RecA, with amino-acid sequence MNAPATKPEANSEKAKALAAALAQIEKQFGKGTIMKLGEGEAVSDIQVVSTGSLGLDIALGVGGLPRGRVIEIYGPESSGKTTLTLQVIAEMQKLGGTCAFIDAEHALDTSYAQKLGVNLGDILISQPDTGEQALEIVDSLVRSGAVDLIVVDSVAALTPKAEIEGEMGDQLPGLQARLMSQALRKLTATIKKTNCMVIFINQIRMKIGVMFGSPETTTGGNALKFYASVRLDIRRTGTIKRGDEAIGNETKVKVVKNKVSPPFKTAEFDILFGEGISREGEILDMGVNARIIEKSGAWYAYNGEKIGQGRDNSREFLRENSDLAIEIENKVRESLNISLRPAEDGVVDGPVATGTEG
- a CDS encoding VF530 family DNA-binding protein, which codes for MAAMSTAEQPNNPLHGLTLEHILNELVAYFGWEELGERIPVRCFCLDPSINSSLRFLRKTPWAREKVEGLYLFMLREKRRSGA